The Mesorhizobium loti genome includes a region encoding these proteins:
- a CDS encoding inorganic phosphate transporter: MVDIVSSEAGIPRPDHPLDQSGSAKWFLPAFGVLVLVGIVYVGYALSQDLAVAKTVPWILLGIALLIALGFEFVNGFHDTANAVATVIYTRSMPAEFAVMWSGAFNFLGVLTSSGAVAFGILSLLPVELILQVGSSSGFAMVFALLVAAILWNLGTWFLGLPASSSHTMVGSIIGVGLANQFMAPAGSATSGVDWSQATNVGITLLVSPIIGFFAAAILLYVMKLLVRNPALYEAPKGNTPPPWWIRGLLIFTCTGVSFAHGSNDGQKGMGLIMLILIGVVPTAYALNRTPDINYLEAYKSASVSVETALGKYAKPGVTVTDAKAAVQDAVRTRTWSDQTTVALQTYIHNTTAGLQPYASVETVPTDLVSNARNDIYLIGEALKLIDKKKLLPMEAADLKAVTDYHKAVDNATKFIPIWVKVAVALALGLGTMVGWKRIVVTVGEKIGKSHLTYGQGAAAELVAMVTIGMADRLGLPVSTTHVLSSGVAGTMAANGSGLQWSTVRNLLLAWVLTLPCSITLAFVLFIIFRQVF; encoded by the coding sequence ATGGTGGACATAGTTTCTAGCGAGGCGGGTATTCCGAGACCGGATCATCCGCTGGATCAATCGGGCAGCGCGAAGTGGTTCCTGCCGGCCTTTGGCGTGCTGGTGCTCGTCGGCATCGTCTATGTCGGCTATGCGCTCAGCCAGGACCTGGCGGTGGCCAAGACCGTGCCGTGGATCCTGCTTGGCATCGCCCTGCTGATCGCGCTCGGCTTCGAGTTCGTCAACGGCTTCCATGATACCGCCAATGCGGTGGCGACGGTCATCTACACACGCTCGATGCCTGCCGAATTCGCGGTCATGTGGTCGGGCGCCTTCAATTTTCTCGGCGTTCTCACCTCCAGCGGCGCGGTCGCCTTCGGCATCCTGTCGCTGCTGCCGGTCGAACTGATCCTGCAGGTCGGCTCCTCCTCCGGCTTTGCCATGGTGTTCGCACTGCTCGTCGCGGCGATCCTGTGGAATCTCGGCACCTGGTTCCTTGGGCTGCCGGCGTCGAGCTCGCACACGATGGTCGGCTCGATCATCGGCGTCGGCCTCGCCAACCAGTTCATGGCGCCAGCCGGCAGTGCCACCAGCGGTGTCGACTGGTCGCAAGCTACCAATGTCGGCATCACCTTGCTGGTGTCGCCGATCATCGGCTTCTTCGCCGCGGCGATCCTGCTCTATGTGATGAAGCTGCTGGTGCGCAATCCGGCGCTCTACGAGGCGCCGAAGGGCAACACGCCGCCGCCATGGTGGATCCGTGGCCTGCTGATCTTCACCTGCACCGGCGTCAGCTTCGCGCATGGTTCAAATGACGGACAGAAGGGCATGGGCCTGATCATGCTGATCCTGATCGGCGTCGTGCCGACGGCCTATGCGCTCAACCGCACCCCCGACATCAACTATCTCGAAGCCTACAAGTCGGCTTCGGTCAGCGTCGAAACGGCACTGGGCAAATATGCCAAGCCCGGCGTCACCGTCACTGATGCCAAGGCCGCCGTCCAGGACGCCGTGCGCACCAGGACCTGGAGCGACCAGACGACGGTTGCGCTGCAGACCTACATCCACAACACGACGGCGGGCCTGCAGCCCTATGCCTCGGTCGAGACGGTGCCGACCGATCTGGTCAGCAACGCCCGCAACGACATCTATCTGATCGGCGAGGCGCTCAAGCTGATCGACAAGAAGAAGCTGCTGCCGATGGAGGCGGCCGATCTGAAAGCGGTCACCGACTATCACAAGGCGGTCGACAACGCGACGAAGTTCATCCCGATCTGGGTGAAGGTCGCCGTCGCCTTGGCGCTCGGCCTCGGCACCATGGTCGGCTGGAAACGCATTGTCGTCACCGTGGGCGAGAAGATCGGCAAAAGCCATCTGACCTACGGCCAGGGGGCGGCGGCCGAACTCGTCGCCATGGTGACGATCGGCATGGCCGACCGGCTGGGACTGCCGGTGTCGACAACCCATGTGCTGTCGTCGGGCGTTGCCGGAACGATGGCCGCCAATGGTTCGGGGCTGCAATGGTCGACGGTGCGCAACCTGCTGCTTGCCTGGGTGCTGACGTTGCCGTGCTCGATCACCTTGGCATTCGTGCTGTTCATCATCTTCCGCCAGGTGTTCTGA
- a CDS encoding acetoacetate decarboxylase: MQIADVVKRAYAMPLTNPSFPPGPYRFFNREYVIITYRTTREALEAVVPEPLEIDEPLVKYEFIRMPDSTGFGDYTETGQVIPVRYKGQHGAYVHSMYLDDDAPIAGGRELWGFPKKLANPKIVHEGEVIVGTLHYGSVLCATGTMGYKHKAADHGSVLASLAAPNFLIKIIPHVDGTPRICELVRYHLTDITLKEAWTAPAALDLRPHVMADVARLPVLDIVSAVHFTADLTLGLGEVVHDYLADRT; this comes from the coding sequence TTGCAGATCGCCGATGTCGTGAAGCGCGCCTATGCGATGCCGCTCACCAACCCCTCCTTCCCGCCCGGGCCGTACCGTTTCTTCAACCGCGAATATGTCATCATCACCTACCGCACGACGCGCGAGGCGCTTGAGGCTGTCGTGCCGGAGCCGCTGGAAATCGACGAGCCGCTGGTCAAGTACGAGTTCATCCGCATGCCTGACTCAACCGGCTTCGGCGACTACACCGAGACCGGCCAGGTCATCCCGGTGCGCTACAAGGGCCAGCACGGCGCCTACGTCCATTCGATGTATCTCGACGACGACGCGCCGATCGCCGGCGGCCGCGAACTGTGGGGCTTTCCCAAGAAGCTCGCCAACCCCAAGATCGTGCATGAAGGCGAGGTGATCGTCGGCACGCTGCACTATGGCAGCGTTCTGTGCGCCACCGGCACGATGGGCTACAAGCACAAGGCCGCCGATCACGGCTCGGTCCTGGCTTCGCTGGCGGCGCCCAATTTCCTGATCAAGATCATCCCGCATGTCGACGGCACGCCGCGCATCTGCGAGCTGGTCCGCTACCACCTCACCGACATCACGCTGAAGGAAGCCTGGACGGCGCCAGCCGCGCTCGATCTGCGGCCGCACGTCATGGCCGACGTGGCGCGGCTGCCGGTGCTCGACATCGTGTCCGCTGTCCACTTCACCGCCGACCTGACGCTTGGCCTGGGCGAAGTGGTTCACGACTATCTCGCCGACCGCACCTGA